A genomic segment from Capra hircus breed San Clemente chromosome 7, ASM170441v1, whole genome shotgun sequence encodes:
- the GADD45B gene encoding growth arrest and DNA damage-inducible protein GADD45 beta, translating to MTLEELVACDNAAQKMQTVSAAVEELLVAAQRQDRLTVGVYESAKLMNVDPDSVVLCLLAIDEEEEDDIALQIHFTLIQSFCCDNDIDIVRVSGMQRLAQLLGEPAETQGTTEARDLHCLLVTNPHTDTWKSHGLVEVASYCEESRGNNQWVPYISLQER from the exons ATGACACTGGAAGAGCTCGTGGCGTGCGACAACGCGGCGCAAAA GATGCAGACGGTGAGCGCCGCGGTGGAGGAGTTGCTGGTGGCCGCGCAGCGCCAGGACCGCCTCACCGTGGGGGTGTACGAGTCGGCCAAGCTGATGAATGT GGATCCTGACAGCGTGGTCCTGTGCCTCCTGGCCATCGACGAGGAAGAGGAGGACGACATTGCCCTGCAGATCCACTTTACGCTTATTCAGTCCTTCTGCTGCGACAACGACATCGACATCGTGCGGGTGTCGGGGATGCAGCGCTTGGCGCAGCTGCTGGGCGAGCCGGCCGAGACCCAGGGCACCACCGAGGCCCGGGACCTGCACTGTCTCCTGGTCACG AACCCTCATACAGACACCTGGAAAAGCCACGGCCTGGTGGAGGTGGCCAGTTACTgcgaagaaagtaggggaaacaacCAGTGGGTTCCCTACATCTCCCTCCAGGAGCGCTGA